Part of the Plasmodium reichenowi strain SY57 chromosome Unknown, whole genome shotgun sequence genome is shown below.
atataatgaataataaggatattatattatattatattatattatattttagttttttttttttaatttttaattttataataaaaaattaaatataacattaaGTTGTAGTATActtgtaatatatatatatatataaatttgtgttacattttaaatgtttttatagaataaaatgaatattatattaagtttgtttttgtttgttatatatgtagTTTATCTGTTACCATGTCGCACAcaagatgataataaaaaaaatagttTCGCAGAGATATGTAAAAGTGCAAGAAATAAAGATGAATCGTGCGTATACTGTataaatgattataaattgaaaaatacaatatataaatataataatcttatgaaaatatttttagataaatataaattagataataataagttAGCAATAGTTGAAAATTCATGTGGAGAACCcgaaaattatataacatatggaaattttttcaaaaagGTTTTATCTTTTAGTCATTCTTTGAAAACATATGAAGGTACAGGTATTCcagaaaaaatatataatgaagaaatgAATAATGGAAAATTTCGATTATTAGGATTATATGGTAATAACTCAACTAATTGGCTAATTACTGATTTGGCTTGTATGATGAGTGGCGTTACAACATTAGTAATTCAGTCGAAATTTAGTATAGATATAAttattgatatattaaatagtTCAAAATTAGAATGGTTATGTTTAGATTTGGATTTAATTGAAGGATTGTTATGTCGTAAAAATGAATTGCCATATTTGAAAAAGCTAATAATTCTAGATAGGCTAACTAAACGTAGTGAAATGAACAtagaaaatgaagaaaaaaatagtGCTTCAAGAAGAAGTAGtaataaatcaaaatataataaatctGATAAAACAGAAGATGCTAGTTTGTGTGCCTTAGAATgtgataatgaaaaaatagaaaagattaattcattaaaagaaaaagcTAAGACACTTGGGTTAAGTATTATCGTATTTGATAATATGACAGAGAatgatataattaattataaagtTGAAAAGGAAGATCCTAATTTTATTGCCTCTATTGTATATACATCTGGAACATCTGGGAAACCCAAAGGTGTTATGTTAAGCAATAAGAATTTCTATAATGGAGTAGTACCATTAATCGatcataatttattaaaagtaCATCCTCTAAAAACACATTTATCTTATTTACCAGTATCTCATGTATATGAAAGAATTATAGTTTTAGGGAGTATATTTTTGGGTATAAAAATTAACATATGGAGTAAagatattaaatatttgaaTAGAGATATATGTAATTCTAATAGTGAAATAATATTTGGGGTACCTAAAATTTTCAGTAGAATgtatacaaatattatgaCAGAAATAAACAATTTAACACGTTGCAAGAAATTTATAGCAAAACAGGCTGTAAATTTACGTAAAGGTAATAATGATGGAGGTATTAGTAAAGTTGTTGAAGGTATTACATCTGTATCaagtaaaataaaagataagATAAATCCAAATGTACGTGCTATTATAAATGGTGGTGGAAAATTATGTCCAGATATTGCTTCTGAGCTAAGTGTTTTACTAAATGTTAAATATTATCAGGGGTATGGTTTAACAGAACTTGCTGGTCCTAGTTTTATACAAGATGTAAATGATAAGAACACCGAAAGTATGGGAGTACCTATTTCTCCTAgtacaaaatataaagtaAGATCATGGGAAACATATAAAGCAACTGATACGTTACCAAGAGGagaattattaattaaaagTGATTCTATGTTTAGTGGATACTTTTTAGAAAAGGAATGTACCAAAAATGCCTTCACCGATGATGGTTATTTTAAAACGGGAGATATTGTACaaattaatgaaaatgGTTCTTTAACATTTTTAGATAGATCAAAGGGTTTGGTTAAATTATCTCAAGGTGAATATATAGAAACGgatatgataaataatttatattctcAAATACCTTTTGTAAATTTTTGTGTCGCTTATGGTGATGATTCTATGGATGGACCATTGGGTATTATATCTGTGGATAAATATTTACTATTTATAAGTTTAAAGAATGATAAAATGTTAGAGAAAACTGGAGTTactgaaaaaaattattcagAAAAATTAATTGATGAAACATTAAATGAGACTATTTATATTGATTATGTAAAGGGGAAAATGATggaaattt
Proteins encoded:
- a CDS encoding acyl-CoA synthetase, producing the protein MNIILSLFLFVIYVVYLLPCRTQDDNKKNSFAEICKSARNKDESCVYCINDYKLKNTIYKYNNLMKIFLDKYKLDNNKLAIVENSCGEPENYITYGNFFKKVLSFSHSLKTYEGTGIPEKIYNEEMNNGKFRLLGLYGNNSTNWLITDLACMMSGVTTLVIQSKFSIDIIIDILNSSKLEWLCLDLDLIEGLLCRKNELPYLKKLIILDRLTKRSEMNIENEEKNSASRRSSNKSKYNKSDKTEDASLCALECDNEKIEKINSLKEKAKTLGLSIIVFDNMTENDIINYKVEKEDPNFIASIVYTSGTSGKPKGVMLSNKNFYNGVVPLIDHNLLKVHPLKTHLSYLPVSHVYERIIVLGSIFLGIKINIWSKDIKYLNRDICNSNSEIIFGVPKIFSRMYTNIMTEINNLTRCKKFIAKQAVNLRKGNNDGGISKVVEGITSVSSKIKDKINPNVRAIINGGGKLCPDIASELSVLLNVKYYQGYGLTELAGPSFIQDVNDKNTESMGVPISPSTKYKVRSWETYKATDTLPRGELLIKSDSMFSGYFLEKECTKNAFTDDGYFKTGDIVQINENGSLTFLDRSKGLVKLSQGEYIETDMINNLYSQIPFVNFCVAYGDDSMDGPLGIISVDKYLLFISLKNDKMLEKTGVTEKNYSEKLIDETLNETIYIDYVKGKMMEIYKKTNLNRYNVINDIYITSKQWDTTNYLTPTFKIKRFNVFKDFSIYIDAVKKKYEDKLKGSTIRNINNGKNCEKKDDIKNGNNNNYNNNNNENNNNNNNNNENNNNNNNNENNNENKRISGSQLNALKEYALKSEEHDVPEVQKSQRKYEENSISRPVLKQLRNVDEMSMRNAI